The proteins below come from a single Mytilus edulis chromosome 5, xbMytEdul2.2, whole genome shotgun sequence genomic window:
- the LOC139523377 gene encoding ubiquitin carboxyl-terminal hydrolase 10-like — translation MEFPSNEITFGDFDDLKQGDEVYQILYGPRQAEGGRVEFPWDSKENCSYGAPEVTDEDKLNQQQDMQEEIHFSGETYFNQQDASGLHKSFSFGSDSYTEYTLDQSQMDMDGNNSSSSSKPYERRNKKRRPPGYYEKLQEEIEKERIRKLEYNMHAENKTRNAVNFEETSYTSQSDRDTEQTQYIQKNHTDYAQNYASAPPVQNNFQTNISEGVELVTGDISRVTLSKDDSLAHSHMVHTTHENVSHPSMFHTSQTPIYPSQTSCPPPQTSVYTPQPWLPDSSQDTKTATHNTNPTSSEHIDLSFTSVNKPTKSSISSGYKDSSQASQEIVTQIDSGVNQTNISEDVETESENLVDFASYPPLQPASNNIPIGAPGNRQESVEKSSEISNVEENSPAKQENSSGEQSASVWGAKPKSWANLFKGDSPSTAASVIYNENYVDVNYPSLDQEKDPKEKQIVNMSPVPAIHDSAADILGDFFCQNKIMHTQVGLQPRGLMNRGNWCYINATLQALISCPPFYNLMKKIPTFPPIRRGPTSTPILDSMIQFVGEFTPCARATTDKFKGKKQPPELPPGQMFEPTNVYKMLQVLQDTATFKLGRQEDAEEFLSCILDGMHEEMVACMRVHKGETEYEANGVIDNSGDEDVDPDSWEQVGPKKKSVLTRKNDFEVSPLADIFVGYIRSAVFKTTSKDSATVEPFFTLKLDIQSEKVCTVREALERMVSKESVSGFTCSKTNAEMEITKKLTIEQLPPVLILHLKCFVYDKDGGSQKLLKDVNFTIDLEITKDLLSPSVKNKYPNYYRQYKLFAVVYHHGKKATGGHYTTAVFHPAINRWVIFDDSNVKIVPVTTVLQFTAPRVPYLLYYRRLDSH, via the exons ATGGAATTTCCGTCGAAT GAGATAACATTTGGAGACTTCGATGATCTGAAACAGGGCGATGAAGTCTACCAAATATTGTATGGTCCTCGTCAGGCGGAAGGTGGTAGGGTAGAG TTTCCATGGGATTCCAAAGAGAATTGCAGCTATGGTGCTCCTGAAG TTACAGATGAAGACAAATTGAATCAGCAACAAGATATGCAAGAAGAAATACATTTTTCTGGTGAAACATACTTTAACCAGCAGGATGCCAGCGGTTTACACAAAAGTTTTTCTTTTGGCAGTGATAGCTATACAGAGTATACACTTGATCAAAGTCAAATGGACATGGACGGAAACAATAGTTCATCATCATCAAAACCTTACGAgcgaagaaataaaaaaagaaggcCACCAGGctattatgaaaaacttcaagaGGAAATTGAAAAAGAGAGAATTAGAAAGCTGGAATATAATATGCATGCCGAAAATAAAACTCGAAATGCAGTGAACTTTGAAGAAACTTCATATACTAGTCAAAGTGATAGAGACACTGAACAAACACAATATATACAGAAAAATCACACAGATTATGCTCAAAATTATGCAAGTGCTCCACCAGTTCAGAACAATTTCCAAACAAACATTTCTGAAGGTGTGGAACTAGTGACAGGTGACATTTCTCGTGTAACTTTGTCAAAGGACGATAGTCTTGCACATTCACACATGGTCCACACAACACACGAAAATGTTTCACACCCATCAATGTTTCACACTTCACAGACACCCATATATCCTTCACAAACATCTTGTCCTCCCCCTCAAACATCTGTTTATACACCGCAACCGTGGTTACCAGATTCTTCACAAGACACAAAGACTGCCACTCATAATACTAATCCCACCTCATCAGAACACATAGACTTGTCTTTTACGTCAGTCAATAAGCCAACCAAAAGCAGCATTTCTTCAGGATATAAAGATTCGTCACAGGCATCACAGGAAATTGTAACACAGATTGATTCAGGTGTTAATCAAACGAATATTTCTGAAGATGTTGAAACTGAAAGTGAAAATTTAGTGGACTTTGCCAGTTATCCCCCTTTGCAACCAGCATCGAACAATATTCCAATAGGTGCTCCAGGAAATAGACAAGAAAGTGTTGAAAAAAGTTCCGAAATTTCAAATGTTGAGGAAAATTCTCCGGCAAAACAAGAGAATTCCTCAGGAGAACAGTCAGCCTCAGTTTGGGGAGCAAAACCCAAATCCTGGGCGAACTTATTTAAAGGAGATTCCCCTTCAACAGCAGCATCTGTGATATACAATGAAAACTATGTAGATGTTAATTATCCATCACTTGACCAGGAAAAGGAtcctaaagaaaaacaaatagtaAACATGTCTCCCGTTCCTGCCATTCATGATTCAGCAGCAGACATACTTGGAG atttctTCTGCCAGAATAAAATAATGCATACTCAAGTTGGTCTACAGCCACGAGGATTGATGAATAGAGGCAATTGGTGCTATATTAATGCT ACTTTGCAAGCCTTAATATCTTGCCCACCATTCTACAATTTGATGAAGAAAATCCCTACCTTCCCACCAATTAGGAGAGGACCTACTTCCACCCCTATCCTGGATAGCAT gatACAGTTTGTTGGAGAGTTTACACCTTGTGCAAGAGCAACAACAGACAAAT TCAAGGGTAAAAAACAACCACCAGAATTGCCACCAGGACAAATGTTTGAACCCACTAATGTTTACAAAATGCTACAGGTGCTTCAAGATACAGCAACATTTAAG TTAGGTAGACAAGAAGATGCCGAGGAATTCCTGAGCTGTATACTTGATGGGATGCATGAAGAAATGGTGGCATGTATGAGAGTACACAAAGGGGAAACAG AGTATGAAGCTAATGGTGTAATAGATAACAGTGGTGATGAAGATGTTGATCCTGATTCATGGGAACAGGTCGGACCTAAAAAGAAAAGTGTACTAACAAGAAAG AATGATTTTGAAGTGAGTCCTCTAGCAGATATCTTTGTTGGATACATTAGATCAGCAGTATTCAAAACAACATCAAAAGATTCAGCAACTGTGGAACCATTCTTCACACTTAAATTGGACATTCAG TCTGAGAAAGTATGCACTGTACGTGAGGCATTAGAGAGGATGGTCAGTAAAGAATCAGTCAGTGGATTTACATGCTCTAAAACAAATGCAGAG atggaaataacaaaaaaacttacaATAGAACAGTTACCTCCTGTTCTGATCTTacatttgaaatgttttgtttatGACAAAGATGGTGGAAGTCAGAAACTTCTTAAAGATGTTAACTTTACTATTGATCTTGAAATCACAAAAG